The following coding sequences are from one Microbulbifer sp. TB1203 window:
- the hemB gene encoding porphobilinogen synthase: protein MSISLHRGTYPNTRLRRLRAQDFSRRLVRENCLSVDDLILPLFVIEGRGETQRVASMPGVERLTVDLLAKKAREMVKLGIPAVALFPVVDAAHKSDDARAAYDSDGLAQRAVRALKDAAPELGVITDVALDPFTSHGQDGLMDDSGYIVNDDTVEVLVQQALSHAAAGADVVAPSDMMDGRIGAIRSALEREGCVNTLIMSYAAKYASAYYGPFRDAVGSAANLKGGSKSSYQMDPGNSDEALHECALDIQEGADMIMVKPGMPYLDVVRRVKDELRVPTFAYQVSGEYAMHCAAFENGWLAREAVVMESLLAFKRAGADGVLTYFAEEAARLLQD from the coding sequence ATGAGTATCAGCCTTCATCGCGGCACCTACCCAAACACCCGCCTGCGCCGCCTGCGCGCGCAGGATTTCTCCCGCCGCCTGGTGCGCGAAAATTGCCTGAGCGTCGACGATCTGATCCTGCCCCTGTTCGTTATAGAGGGGCGAGGTGAAACCCAACGTGTGGCCTCCATGCCCGGAGTGGAGCGCCTCACCGTGGACCTGCTGGCGAAAAAAGCCCGCGAGATGGTGAAGCTGGGCATTCCCGCGGTGGCCCTGTTCCCGGTGGTGGACGCCGCGCACAAATCCGACGACGCCCGCGCCGCCTACGACAGCGATGGCCTGGCCCAGCGCGCGGTGCGTGCACTCAAGGATGCGGCGCCGGAATTGGGCGTGATCACCGACGTGGCCCTGGACCCCTTTACCAGCCACGGCCAGGACGGGCTGATGGATGACAGCGGCTATATCGTCAACGACGACACCGTGGAAGTGCTGGTGCAGCAGGCCCTGTCCCACGCCGCCGCCGGCGCCGACGTGGTAGCGCCCTCGGACATGATGGACGGGCGCATCGGCGCCATCCGCAGCGCGCTGGAGCGGGAAGGTTGTGTAAACACTTTGATCATGTCCTATGCGGCCAAGTACGCCTCCGCCTACTACGGGCCTTTCAGGGACGCGGTGGGCTCCGCGGCAAACCTGAAAGGCGGCAGCAAGTCCAGCTACCAGATGGACCCGGGCAACAGCGACGAGGCGCTGCACGAGTGCGCCCTGGACATTCAGGAGGGCGCGGACATGATCATGGTCAAACCGGGCATGCCCTACCTGGACGTGGTGCGGCGGGTAAAGGACGAACTGCGCGTACCCACCTTCGCCTACCAGGTGAGCGGCGAATACGCCATGCACTGCGCCGCTTTCGAAAACGGCTGGCTGGCGCGGGAGGCGGTGGTTATGGAATCCCTGTTGGCGTTCAAGCGCGCCGGGGCGGACGGGGTCCTGACTTATTTCGCCGAAGAGGCGGCGCGGTTACTGCAGGATTAA
- a CDS encoding rhomboid family intramembrane serine protease encodes MSEFLSSATGLLLVATTTFSLVALYLLPSLLARCAFQPYRVWRGEQLGSLVLAGFVHTNLLHLAVNMWCLWVFGPPLERQIGTPAFALLYGLALVGSHLPTLLKERQNPQYASIGASGAISAVVFAFIVYYPQAELFLLFLPIPIQAWLFGLLYLAYSYYAGRDRTRRINHDAHFWGALVGLVFVAVIDPGVWKRLQL; translated from the coding sequence GTGAGCGAATTTCTGTCATCCGCCACCGGGCTGCTGCTGGTGGCAACTACCACTTTCAGCCTGGTCGCACTCTACCTTTTGCCGAGCCTGCTGGCCCGCTGCGCCTTTCAACCCTATCGGGTCTGGCGCGGCGAGCAACTGGGTTCGCTGGTCCTGGCGGGTTTCGTGCACACCAACCTGCTGCACCTGGCGGTAAACATGTGGTGCCTGTGGGTGTTCGGTCCGCCGCTGGAGCGGCAGATAGGCACGCCCGCATTCGCGCTGCTCTACGGCTTGGCGCTGGTGGGCAGCCACCTGCCGACGCTGCTCAAGGAGCGGCAGAATCCCCAGTACGCCAGCATCGGCGCTTCCGGTGCCATCTCCGCGGTGGTGTTTGCGTTTATCGTCTACTACCCGCAGGCGGAACTGTTTCTGCTGTTTCTGCCGATCCCCATCCAGGCCTGGCTGTTTGGCCTGCTCTATCTTGCCTACAGTTATTACGCCGGTCGGGACCGCACCCGGCGTATCAATCACGATGCGCATTTCTGGGGGGCGCTGGTGGGGCTGGTCTTTGTGGCAGTGATCGATCCGGGTGTCTGGAAACGGCTGCAGCTTTAA